From Salvelinus namaycush isolate Seneca chromosome 24, SaNama_1.0, whole genome shotgun sequence, one genomic window encodes:
- the fdft1 gene encoding squalene synthase isoform X2, translated as MGAPVDKFFEESMSESLRTCYLYLNQTSRSFAAVIQALDGELRHAVCIFYLVLRALDTVEDDMTIPLEKKVPMLNDFHTYLYQANWCFTESHEKDRQVLEDFPTISLEFRNLGQAYQDVISDICHRMGVGMAEFLEKKVGSMKEWDQYCHYVAGLVGIGLSQLFSASQLEDPEVGKDTELANSMGLFLQKTNIIRDYLEDIQVARAFWPQEAWSQFACRLEDLAEPDQLTSALSCLNLLVTDALRHVPDVITYLARLRNQSVFNFCAIPQVMAIATLSACYNNPQVFQGVVKIRKGQAVTLMMQATNMGAVQSIMAQYSQEMLQRVSLTDPSRDKTLFILGVIQERTLSQATLASRTAHLSPMYLSAAMILAALSWQYLSTTAGQPPGTADMQGH; from the exons ATGGGTGCGCCCGTGGACAAATTCTTCGAG GAATCCATGAGTGAGAGCCTGCGGACATGCTACCTCTATCTGAACCAGACCAGTCGCAGTTTCGCCGCTGTTATCCAGGCGCTAGACGGAGAGTTACG GCATGCGGTGTGTATCTTCTACCTGGTCCTACGGGCCCTTGACACGGTGGAAGATGATATGACCATCCCCCTGGAGAAGAAGGTGCCCATGCTGAATGACTTCCACACATACCTTTACCAGGCCAACTGGTGCTTCACTGAGAGCCACGAGAAGGACAGGCAGGTCCTGGAGGACTTCCCCACG ATTTCCTTGGAGTTCAGGAACCTGGGTCAGGCATACCAGGATGTGATATCGGATATCTGCCACCGCATGGGAGTTGGAATGGCTGAGTTTCTGGAGAAGAAAGTGGGCTCCATGAAGGAGTGGGACCAG TACTGTCACTATGTGGCAGGGCTGGTGGGTATAGGTCTGTCCCAGCTGTTCTCTGCCTCCCAGCTGGAGGACCCCGAGGTGGGCAAAGACACAGAGCTGGCCAACTCCATGGGCCTGTTCCTCCAGAAGACCAACATCATCAGAGACTACCTGGAGGATATACAGGTGGCGAGGGCCTTCTGGCCACAAGAG GCATGGAGTCAGTTTGCATGTCGTCTGGAGGACCTGGCAGAGCCTGACCAGCTGACCTCAGCCCTGTCCTGTCTCAACCTGCTGGTGACAGACGCCCTGCGCCACGTCCCTGATGTCATCACCTATCTGGCACGCCTACGCAACCAGAGCGTCTTCAACTTCTGCGCCATACCACAG GTGATGGCGATAGCGACCCTCTCAGCCTGTTACAACAACCCTCAGGTATTCCAAGGCGTGGTGAAAATCAGGAAGGGTCAAGCCGTCACCCTCATGATGCAAGCCACCAACATGGGTGCCGTGCAAAGCATCATGGCCCAATACAgccaggag atgctACAGAGGGTGTCCTTGACAGATCCATCCCGGGACAAAACCCTGTTTATCCTGGGTGTGATCCAGGAGAGGACTCTCTCCCAAGCCACCCTGGCCTCCCGGACTGCCCACCTCTCCCCCATGTACCTCTCCGCTGCCATGATCCTCGCCGCCCTCAGCTGGCAGTACCTAAGCACTACAGCCGGACAACCTCCCGGCACTGCTGACATGCAGGGCCATTGA
- the fdft1 gene encoding squalene synthase isoform X1 has product MDIVKSLGHPEEIFNLFKFKMGGCRTVMPKLDYESMSESLRTCYLYLNQTSRSFAAVIQALDGELRHAVCIFYLVLRALDTVEDDMTIPLEKKVPMLNDFHTYLYQANWCFTESHEKDRQVLEDFPTISLEFRNLGQAYQDVISDICHRMGVGMAEFLEKKVGSMKEWDQYCHYVAGLVGIGLSQLFSASQLEDPEVGKDTELANSMGLFLQKTNIIRDYLEDIQVARAFWPQEAWSQFACRLEDLAEPDQLTSALSCLNLLVTDALRHVPDVITYLARLRNQSVFNFCAIPQVMAIATLSACYNNPQVFQGVVKIRKGQAVTLMMQATNMGAVQSIMAQYSQEMLQRVSLTDPSRDKTLFILGVIQERTLSQATLASRTAHLSPMYLSAAMILAALSWQYLSTTAGQPPGTADMQGH; this is encoded by the exons GAATCCATGAGTGAGAGCCTGCGGACATGCTACCTCTATCTGAACCAGACCAGTCGCAGTTTCGCCGCTGTTATCCAGGCGCTAGACGGAGAGTTACG GCATGCGGTGTGTATCTTCTACCTGGTCCTACGGGCCCTTGACACGGTGGAAGATGATATGACCATCCCCCTGGAGAAGAAGGTGCCCATGCTGAATGACTTCCACACATACCTTTACCAGGCCAACTGGTGCTTCACTGAGAGCCACGAGAAGGACAGGCAGGTCCTGGAGGACTTCCCCACG ATTTCCTTGGAGTTCAGGAACCTGGGTCAGGCATACCAGGATGTGATATCGGATATCTGCCACCGCATGGGAGTTGGAATGGCTGAGTTTCTGGAGAAGAAAGTGGGCTCCATGAAGGAGTGGGACCAG TACTGTCACTATGTGGCAGGGCTGGTGGGTATAGGTCTGTCCCAGCTGTTCTCTGCCTCCCAGCTGGAGGACCCCGAGGTGGGCAAAGACACAGAGCTGGCCAACTCCATGGGCCTGTTCCTCCAGAAGACCAACATCATCAGAGACTACCTGGAGGATATACAGGTGGCGAGGGCCTTCTGGCCACAAGAG GCATGGAGTCAGTTTGCATGTCGTCTGGAGGACCTGGCAGAGCCTGACCAGCTGACCTCAGCCCTGTCCTGTCTCAACCTGCTGGTGACAGACGCCCTGCGCCACGTCCCTGATGTCATCACCTATCTGGCACGCCTACGCAACCAGAGCGTCTTCAACTTCTGCGCCATACCACAG GTGATGGCGATAGCGACCCTCTCAGCCTGTTACAACAACCCTCAGGTATTCCAAGGCGTGGTGAAAATCAGGAAGGGTCAAGCCGTCACCCTCATGATGCAAGCCACCAACATGGGTGCCGTGCAAAGCATCATGGCCCAATACAgccaggag atgctACAGAGGGTGTCCTTGACAGATCCATCCCGGGACAAAACCCTGTTTATCCTGGGTGTGATCCAGGAGAGGACTCTCTCCCAAGCCACCCTGGCCTCCCGGACTGCCCACCTCTCCCCCATGTACCTCTCCGCTGCCATGATCCTCGCCGCCCTCAGCTGGCAGTACCTAAGCACTACAGCCGGACAACCTCCCGGCACTGCTGACATGCAGGGCCATTGA
- the ctsbb gene encoding cathepsin Bb, translating into MCRLALLCLLSALSVSWAKPRLPLLSPEMVQYINNADTTWTAGQNFHNVDISYVKSLCGTLLKGPRLPELVQSEDMSLPDSFDARLQWPNCPTIKEIRDQGSCGSCWAFGAAEAISDRYCIHSNGKVSLEISAEDLLSCCDACGMGCMGGFPSAAWDYWAESGLVTGGLYGSNIGCRPYSIAPCEHHVNGTRPPCTGEGDTPKCVSECNAGYTPSYKKDKRFGKQTYSVPPKEQQIMTELYKNGPVEAAFSVYEDFLLYKTGVYQHVTGQMLGGHAIKILGWGKENNTPYWLVANSWNTDWGDNGFFKILRGKDECGIESEIVAGIPRL; encoded by the exons ATGTGTCGTCTGGccctcctgtgtcttctctcGGCCCTGTCTGTTAGCTGGGCTAAGCCCCGCCTCCCTCTACTGTCTCCTGAGATGGTTCAGTACATCAACAACGCAGACACCACATGGACG GCTGGCCAGAACTtccacaatgttgacatcagttATGTGAAGAGTTTGTGTGGAACCCTGCTGAAGGGACCCAGGCTGCCagagct gGTGCAGTCTGAGGACATGAGTCTGCCAGACAGCTTTGACGCACGGCTGCAGTGGCCCAACTGTCCCACCATCAAAGAGATCAGAGACCAGGGATCCTGTGGCTCCTGCTGG GCCTTTGGGGCAGCTGAGGCCATCTCCGACAGGTATTGTATCCATAGCAATGGCAAGGTCTCCCTGGAGATCTCAGCTGAGGATCTGCTGTCATGCTGTGATGCCTGTGGCAtggg gtgtatggGGGGCTTCCCATCAGCTGCCTGGGACTACTGGGCTGAGTCTGGGCTGGTTACAGGGGGGCTCTACGGATCCAATATAG GCTGTAGACCTTACAGCATCGCTCCGTGTGAGCATCACGTGAACGGAACACGCCCCCCCTGCACAGGTGAGGGGGACACGCCTAAGTGTGTGTCCGAGTGCAATGCTGGATACACCCCCTCCTACAAGAAGGACAAACGCTTCG GAAAGCAGACGTACAGCGTTCCCCCGAAGGAACAGCAGATCATGACTGAGCTCTATAAGAACGGCCCAGTGGAGGCAGCCTTCTCTGTCTATGAAGACTTCCTCCTTTACAAGACCG GTGTGTACCAGCATGTGACTGGACAGATGCTGGGGGGTCATGCCATCAAGATCCTGGGCTGGGGAAAGGAGAATAACACCCCCTACTGGCTGGTTGCCAACTCCTGGAACACAGACTGGGGTGACAATG GGTTCTTCAAGATCCTGCGGGGAAAGGACGAGTGTGGCATCGAATCAGAGATAGTGGCGGGGATACCCCGGCTTTAA